A region from the Leishmania panamensis strain MHOM/PA/94/PSC-1 chromosome 20 sequence genome encodes:
- a CDS encoding hypothetical protein (TriTrypDB/GeneDB-style sysID: LpmP.20.4230) encodes MLFLARDGMRGQLVDVETPMVLRSYAIGEVARNALAYSPISQAVIVHQTRNCALFLSAATQQPLQRSFTPELVTCCAVTRCGTFLVAGTVNGTILLWNLQSGELIKSYKGHLRAVHCAAISADDSLVATVSEDSVCKVWNLATLASLRMREIVPRCVFTGHSLAVTCCTFLHHSNVLLTGSRDRTCRLVDPHTGEQFRCITVGDAVTAITASLDDASIVAGTQKGFLFFSELYEPSAGLAIEPERTGEHLETILRPPSADGHNSPIIFLQCLSSTPSLVLTASEGGAVLSFDIQSGRLIKECVSPQKGRLLGCCVVPRAALLVRGACAPLEKNPVDPSRGNYHVTQCALAMRQVKRGEKRNRDGCAVRLGPDDEADANALAEVRAKVKELCDLRAQLERRLRKLSAEKRH; translated from the coding sequence ATGCTGTTTCTTGCGCGCGATGGCATGCGTGGCCAGTTGGTCGATGTGGAGACGCCGATGGTTCTGCGCAGCTACGCGATTGGTGAGGTGGCGAGAAACGCCTTGGCTTACTCCCCCATTAGTCAAGCGGTCATAGTGCACCAGACACGCAActgtgctctttttctttctgcagcgacgcagcagcctctTCAGCGCAGCTTCACGCCGGAACTGGTCACCTGCTGTGCAGTCACTCGGTGTGGCACTTTCCTAGTTGCAGGCACAGTGAATGGCACCATCCTTCTGTGGAACCTGCAGTCTGGCGAACTCATCAAGAGCTACAAGGGCCACCTGCGTGCGGTGCACTGTGCTGCGATCTCAGCCGATGACTCCCTCGTCGCGACTGTGTCCGAGGACTCGGTGTGCAAGGTATGGAATCTGGCAACACTGGCCTCACTTCGAATGCGCGAGATCGTGCCAAGGTGCGTCTTCACCGGCCACTCACTCGCCGTCACCTGCTGCACTTTCCTCCACCACTCAAATGTGCTTCTCACCGGCTCCCGAGACCGCACCTGTCGTCTTGTGGATCCCCACACAGGAGAGCAGTTCCGCTGCATCACTGTCGGTGATGCTGTCACCGCGATCACTGCGAGTCTTGACGATGCCTCAATCGTCGCTGGCACACAAAAGGGATTCTTGTTCTTCAGCGAGCTTTACGAGCCTTCCGCCGGGCTTGCCATCGAGCCAGAGAGAACTGGTGAACACCTAGAGACGATCTTGCGACCACCCAGCGCAGATGGCCATAACTCTCCGATTATTTTTCTGCAGTGCCTGTCGTCCACGCCGTCGCTCGTGCTCACCGCCAGTGAAGGTGGCGCCGTTCTGTCGTTCGATATCCAAAGCGGGCGGCTCATAAAGGAGTGCGTCAGCCCCCAAAAGGGCCGGCTGCTGGGCTGTTGCGTGGTTCCGCGAGCTGCCCTGCTTGTAAGAGGGGCATGTGcgccgctggagaagaacCCTGTCGATCCATCGCGAGGCAACTATCACGTCACTCAGTGCGCTCTCGCGATGCGCCAAGTCAAACGTGGCGAGAAGCGGAATCGAGATGGCTGTGCAGTGCGACTTGGGCCAGATGACGAGGCGGATGCTAATGCTCTAGCAGAGGTTCGTGCTAAGGTAAAGGAGCTGTGCGATCTTCGTGCGCAGCTCGAGCGCCGACTACGCAAGCTTTCTGCTGAGAAACGCCACTGA
- the DOT1 gene encoding histone-lysine N-methyltransferase, putative (TriTrypDB/GeneDB-style sysID: LpmP.20.4240): MHKRLRRVDDAVSQPVKAAKLGSGQELLSFTVEVGDGTPRSPYRLPLRTKPNASRCLHCPTRTCYCVWFGEQLEHCYASLALKRETERIKKRELCAKSILPPFVTRLIRIANVATAETFYDLGCGNGSVLFQVAALTGARCVGVEINPHNAQLAKDAWAFLRPIFEARFKRQLTVEIVCADFCTLLCDAAYFPTPCVIWAANLLLPKSVNHYLSERLRSVPRGTRIMCFEDMYPHSRSLSRLRDPDAFEKFDMLDYEWQPDSVEWCSQTGRFFLYLKRT; encoded by the coding sequence ATGCACAAGCGTCTGCGCCGTGTCGACGATGCGGTTTCTCAGCCGGTAAAGGCTGCAAAGCTGGGAAGCGGGCAGGAGCTCCTCTCTTTTACTGTCGAAGTTGGTGACGGGACACCGCGCAGCCCGTATCGCCTTCCGCTGCGAACGAAGCCGAACGCCTCCCGCTGTCTTCACTGCCCGACCCGCACGTGCTACTGCGTGTGGTTTggcgagcagctggagcactGCTACGCGTCTCTCGCATTGAAGCGGGAGACGGAGCGCATCAAGAAGCGCGAGCTGTGCGCCAAGTCTATCTTGCCACCTTTTGTCACTCGACTCATTCGCATTGCCAACGTGGCGACCGCGGAGACGTTTTATGATCTAGGCTGCGGAAACGGCAGCGTGCTTTTCCAGGTGGCCGCCTTGACAGGTGCGCGGTGTGTTGGGGTGGAGATCAACCCCCACAACGCCCAGCTTGCAAAGGATGCGTGGGCGTTTCTTCGACCCATCTTCGAGGCAAGGTTCAAGCGCCAACTGACAGTGGAGATTGTCTGCGCTGACTTCTGCACTCTCCTATGCGATGCGGCGTACTTTCCTACGCCGTGCGTCATTTGGGCGGCAAATCTTCTGCTGCCCAAGTCAGTGAATCACTACCTCTcggagcggctgcgcagcgtgccGCGTGGGACGCGCATAATGTGCTTTGAGGATATGTACCCGCACTCCCGCTCACTGTCCCGCTTGCGGGACCCTGACGCGTTCGAGAAGTTTGACATGCTCGACTACGAGTGGCAGCCGGACAGCGTTGAGTGGTGCTCCCAGACTGGCCGGTTTTTCTTGTATCTGAAGCGCACTTGA